The following coding sequences are from one Thermogemmatispora onikobensis window:
- a CDS encoding 2-hydroxyacid dehydrogenase, producing the protein MAERPKILVTQRVPDVAYPPLEAIGEVEANREEGVIWPYEELLRRGPGHDYIFCLLTDQIDARFLEACASATPRLKMVANMAVGYNNIDVEAATRLGIAVSNTPGVLSDTTADLAFGLLIAVARRIPEAERFVRAGKFKGWGPLLFCGADVHHATLGLIGVGRIGKIVAKRASGFEMRVLYYNLYRLPPEEEAAHHLTYAPLDELLRESDFVSIHTPYLPSTHHLIGERELSLMKPTAYLINTSRGPVVDEKALVRALQAKQIAGAGLDVYEHEPAIEPELLTMENVVLLPHIASASYATRNQMALVASNNIVAHHEGRRPPNLVNPEVLG; encoded by the coding sequence ATGGCAGAACGTCCCAAAATCCTGGTGACCCAGCGTGTACCTGATGTCGCCTACCCACCTCTGGAGGCCATCGGCGAGGTAGAGGCCAATAGGGAGGAAGGCGTTATCTGGCCCTACGAAGAGCTGCTCCGCCGCGGCCCCGGCCATGACTATATTTTTTGCTTGCTCACCGATCAGATCGACGCCCGCTTTCTGGAGGCTTGCGCCTCAGCCACGCCACGTCTGAAGATGGTGGCCAATATGGCCGTTGGCTACAACAATATCGATGTCGAAGCTGCCACCCGCCTCGGCATTGCCGTCAGTAACACTCCCGGCGTCCTCTCCGATACTACCGCTGACCTGGCCTTCGGCCTCCTGATCGCCGTCGCTCGTCGCATCCCCGAGGCCGAGCGCTTCGTACGCGCCGGGAAGTTCAAAGGCTGGGGTCCCTTGCTCTTCTGCGGCGCCGATGTGCATCATGCAACCCTGGGACTGATCGGCGTCGGACGCATCGGGAAGATCGTTGCCAAACGGGCCAGCGGCTTCGAAATGCGCGTCCTCTACTACAATCTCTACCGCCTGCCACCCGAGGAGGAAGCAGCCCATCATCTGACCTATGCCCCGCTAGACGAGTTGCTGCGCGAGTCCGATTTCGTCAGCATCCATACTCCCTATCTGCCTTCAACCCACCACCTGATCGGCGAACGGGAGCTATCATTGATGAAGCCAACAGCCTATTTGATCAACACTTCTCGCGGCCCCGTTGTCGATGAGAAGGCCCTGGTCCGTGCTTTGCAGGCGAAGCAAATCGCCGGCGCCGGCCTGGATGTCTATGAGCACGAGCCGGCCATCGAACCAGAGCTTTTGACGATGGAAAACGTGGTATTGCTACCGCATATTGCCAGCGCTTCCTACGCAACACGCAATCAGATGGCGCTGGTGGCCAGTAATAACATTGTTGCCCACCATGAAGGGCGCCGCCCCCCCAACCTGGTCAATCCCGAGGTGCTGGGCTAA
- a CDS encoding glycosyltransferase family 2 protein, translated as MRVSVVVPVYNEEATVARLLEMLAHVPLDLEVVIVDDASTDRTWEILQSLRQQPPFDRYHYLRHSTNQGKGTALRTGFGYITGDLVLIQDADLEYDPQDIPLLVERWISAGHPLVAVYGCRDLSQQPWLTRWGNRFLTVVTNLLYGCRLSDMETCYKLMPRAVVQALPLQGRRFEIEPEITIYLVQAGLTILEVPIRYTPRQAKKLSPWRDGWPALLMLLRRRLAKPFRLPAPPAYQPTDRADDQRDQTRGLSEVIQ; from the coding sequence ATGCGCGTTTCGGTGGTTGTACCCGTCTACAACGAGGAAGCCACGGTGGCCCGGCTCCTGGAGATGTTGGCCCATGTCCCTCTGGATCTGGAGGTGGTCATCGTCGATGATGCCTCCACTGACCGTACCTGGGAGATCTTACAGAGCCTGCGCCAGCAGCCGCCCTTTGATCGCTACCACTACCTACGCCACAGCACCAACCAGGGGAAAGGCACGGCTCTGCGCACGGGCTTTGGCTATATCACGGGCGACCTGGTCCTTATTCAAGACGCCGATCTGGAGTACGATCCTCAAGATATCCCCTTGCTCGTGGAACGTTGGATCTCGGCGGGCCACCCCCTCGTGGCTGTGTACGGCTGCCGTGATCTCTCTCAACAGCCCTGGCTGACACGCTGGGGCAACCGCTTTTTGACAGTGGTCACAAACCTACTCTACGGCTGCCGCCTCTCTGACATGGAAACCTGCTACAAGCTCATGCCACGCGCTGTGGTGCAGGCCCTCCCTCTCCAGGGGCGCCGCTTCGAGATTGAGCCAGAGATCACCATCTATCTCGTACAGGCCGGCCTCACTATCCTGGAAGTCCCCATTCGCTATACCCCCCGCCAGGCGAAAAAGCTCTCTCCCTGGCGTGACGGATGGCCTGCCCTCCTGATGCTCCTGCGTCGCCGCCTGGCCAAACCCTTCCGCCTACCCGCTCCTCCGGCTTACCAACCGACTGATCGCGCCGACGACCAGAGGGATCAGACGAGAGGCTTGTCAGAGGTTATACAATAA
- a CDS encoding DnaJ domain-containing protein, whose translation MERDELENYYAILGVPADADQETIKRAYRQLARRYHPDLAGPEGATQMKRINRAYAVLGDPQKRQQYDVALRGVLDVRGGLLRPRRHPQRVDPQEELEFASLSIFSTRGPLRAGARLQTSLGVISALGSLQTEDKDLYIAAGTLDGQGAIWSVAHSTQLAQFRTDPALTVESLRELRFSPHGELLAGWGRLGLHVWHTQSGSLIWSYPLQQRTVFDHYTLDLAFMEEASVAQPSPDSTTDSSSPCLRLALPYQAEDPRTPRKVGARATDVLLYQPGQGAIPQETLVCIEEEIEKRQFWAIRLRALSRDTRALLTLSCGHSPGSREEVIVVRRWDLTARTRFGNRPRPRIVTSVLAGACSDCAPPYAVTPDLQTVVFAARQERNRVRVQDLRAATYYDLAVGTLGGTSRLALSDDASWLAVAREDSEINEGVVELWSLTAGQLVQKLYHPWQISALHFADRRLLVALTDGTIQLWE comes from the coding sequence ATGGAGAGGGACGAACTGGAAAACTACTACGCCATTCTGGGCGTACCAGCGGATGCCGATCAGGAGACGATCAAACGCGCCTATCGACAGCTGGCACGGCGCTACCACCCTGATCTGGCTGGCCCCGAGGGGGCAACCCAGATGAAGCGCATCAATCGCGCCTACGCTGTCCTGGGTGACCCCCAGAAGCGACAGCAGTATGATGTGGCCCTGCGGGGTGTGCTGGATGTACGCGGCGGCCTGCTGCGACCTCGCCGGCACCCTCAGCGCGTTGACCCACAGGAGGAGCTAGAGTTTGCCAGCCTGAGCATCTTCAGCACACGCGGCCCCTTGCGCGCTGGTGCTCGTCTCCAAACGTCCCTGGGAGTGATCTCGGCCCTGGGTAGCCTCCAAACCGAAGATAAGGACTTGTACATCGCCGCCGGCACACTGGATGGCCAGGGAGCCATTTGGAGCGTGGCCCACAGCACTCAGCTCGCTCAGTTTCGCACTGATCCCGCCCTGACAGTCGAATCGCTGCGCGAACTGCGCTTTTCCCCTCATGGGGAGCTGCTGGCCGGTTGGGGACGCCTCGGCCTGCACGTCTGGCATACACAGAGCGGCTCGCTGATCTGGAGCTATCCTCTGCAGCAGCGCACCGTTTTTGACCACTACACGCTTGATCTGGCTTTCATGGAGGAAGCAAGCGTTGCTCAGCCCTCGCCGGATTCGACAACGGACTCTTCTTCGCCGTGCCTGCGCCTCGCTCTTCCCTATCAGGCCGAGGACCCGCGCACCCCGCGGAAAGTGGGAGCGCGTGCCACCGATGTCCTGCTCTACCAGCCCGGGCAGGGCGCCATTCCCCAGGAGACCCTGGTCTGCATCGAGGAGGAAATCGAGAAGCGCCAGTTTTGGGCCATCCGCCTGCGCGCCCTCTCGCGCGATACGCGCGCCCTGCTGACGCTTTCCTGTGGGCACAGCCCAGGCAGCCGGGAGGAGGTGATTGTTGTCCGGCGCTGGGATCTAACTGCCCGCACCCGCTTTGGGAACCGTCCACGCCCGCGCATTGTCACCTCTGTGCTGGCTGGAGCGTGTAGCGATTGTGCTCCGCCCTATGCCGTCACACCCGATCTGCAGACGGTGGTCTTCGCAGCGCGGCAGGAGCGTAATCGCGTGCGCGTGCAGGATTTGCGAGCCGCCACCTACTACGATCTCGCTGTCGGCACCCTGGGAGGCACTTCGCGCCTGGCGCTTTCCGATGATGCCAGCTGGCTGGCCGTGGCCCGCGAAGATAGCGAGATCAACGAGGGCGTGGTTGAGCTTTGGTCGCTGACAGCAGGGCAACTTGTCCAAAAGCTCTACCACCCCTGGCAGATCAGCGCCCTGCATTTTGCCGATCGTCGCCTGCTCGTCGCCTTGACCGATGGTACGATTCAGCTTTGGGAATGA
- a CDS encoding DNA-3-methyladenine glycosylase family protein, whose product MTIQQSWTDLVATATLALQAGDPVLASAIERVGPCTLVPDPNLFEALVDAIISQQISVQAADAIMARLRALLPPGPIQAQFLATLDERQLQAVGLSMQKIRYIRDLCTHVLSGELDLQQLPELDDEAVIRALTAVRGIGRWTAEMILIFSLGRLDVWPVDDLGLAEGLRLLYGLEQRPTRKELLVFGERWRPYRTLATWYIWRTRRLLIQSNRVKTRIVSL is encoded by the coding sequence ATGACAATCCAGCAATCCTGGACCGACCTTGTTGCTACAGCCACCCTGGCGCTGCAAGCCGGTGATCCTGTTCTGGCCAGCGCCATTGAGCGCGTAGGGCCGTGTACCCTGGTGCCGGACCCTAACCTTTTCGAGGCGCTGGTCGATGCCATCATTTCACAGCAGATTTCTGTCCAGGCCGCCGACGCCATTATGGCGCGCTTACGCGCTCTGCTTCCTCCCGGCCCTATCCAGGCCCAATTTCTTGCCACCCTCGATGAGCGGCAACTGCAGGCAGTCGGTCTTTCTATGCAAAAGATTCGCTACATACGCGATCTCTGCACCCATGTTCTGAGCGGCGAGCTGGACTTGCAGCAGCTCCCGGAGCTTGACGATGAGGCTGTTATCCGTGCACTGACCGCTGTCAGAGGTATCGGGCGCTGGACAGCCGAAATGATTTTGATCTTTTCGCTGGGTCGCCTCGATGTCTGGCCCGTTGATGATCTGGGCCTGGCCGAGGGCCTCCGCCTCCTCTACGGACTAGAGCAGCGCCCAACGCGCAAAGAGCTGCTGGTCTTCGGCGAGCGCTGGCGGCCCTATCGCACTCTGGCAACCTGGTATATCTGGCGCACGCGACGCCTGTTGATACAAAGCAACCGCGTCAAAACACGCATTGTATCGCTCTAG
- a CDS encoding ABC transporter permease subunit produces MLRTIWLKTLREYWIAILCWSLGLGLLIYAMYATAQDVLNAGVTQIYQSFGFYGDQVALNTIPGYVTFRVFGTTLPAFLAIWAILAGARLVRGDEERGTLDVLLSQPVARARLLLEKLLALTLAILMMMLILSVFILLGQLSAHETADYPRALLTTLNVGLFELIFASIALLISQFVRWRGAASGWTAAILVLMFLLDSVGRLQQNVDWLRHLSIFYYYNRNKPLIPSVAANWGALALLILLAVILIVASTVIFARRDLGGVALQLALNGRRQPSTVERARSLARAAGDPFLRSLGLRTLRAQFTALFWWTVITVFFADFLTALIPNLLDVFRKAVQGNAVMSQLFSGYNVATNQGLLGATVFTFIPVALTIFALTLAHSWSRDLDNNRLELILSTPHSRIRLLGEHAAAVVVASLIPPLGIWLSLLVTASSINLRIDVGDTAAACFGILPLEWLAAALVYLLATRLSAGLTTGLASLLVALSFLMEFLQPMLKLPDWLINLSIFHLYGDPITEGMRWGPTLTVLGLAIAVALAALFHFKESSLMARA; encoded by the coding sequence ATGCTGCGTACAATCTGGCTCAAAACCTTACGTGAGTACTGGATCGCCATCCTCTGCTGGAGCCTCGGCCTGGGCCTGCTGATCTACGCCATGTATGCTACCGCTCAGGATGTCCTCAACGCCGGCGTCACCCAGATCTACCAGTCCTTCGGCTTCTATGGCGATCAGGTGGCCCTCAATACCATCCCCGGCTACGTCACCTTCCGCGTCTTTGGCACGACCCTGCCGGCCTTCCTGGCCATTTGGGCCATCCTGGCCGGCGCCCGCCTGGTGCGCGGAGACGAAGAGCGCGGCACGCTCGATGTGCTGCTCTCGCAGCCGGTGGCGCGGGCGCGCCTCTTGCTGGAAAAGCTGCTTGCCCTGACGCTGGCCATTCTCATGATGATGCTCATTCTCAGTGTCTTCATCCTCCTCGGCCAGCTCAGCGCCCACGAAACAGCCGATTACCCGCGGGCCCTGCTGACGACTCTCAACGTCGGCCTTTTTGAGCTGATCTTCGCCAGCATCGCCCTGCTGATCTCGCAGTTCGTGCGCTGGCGCGGCGCTGCCTCCGGCTGGACCGCCGCTATCCTGGTGCTGATGTTCCTGCTCGATAGCGTTGGGCGCCTTCAGCAAAATGTTGACTGGCTGCGGCACCTGTCGATCTTTTACTACTATAACAGGAATAAGCCTTTAATCCCTTCGGTGGCCGCCAACTGGGGCGCCCTGGCACTCCTCATCCTGCTCGCCGTGATCCTGATCGTGGCCAGCACCGTGATCTTTGCCCGCCGCGATCTGGGCGGCGTGGCGCTTCAGCTCGCCCTCAACGGACGACGGCAACCGTCCACCGTCGAACGAGCCCGCTCTCTGGCGCGCGCCGCTGGCGACCCCTTCCTGCGCTCCTTGGGTCTGCGCACCCTGCGCGCGCAGTTCACCGCCCTCTTCTGGTGGACGGTGATCACGGTCTTCTTCGCCGATTTCCTGACCGCGCTCATTCCCAACCTGCTGGATGTCTTCAGGAAGGCGGTCCAGGGCAATGCTGTCATGAGCCAGCTCTTCAGCGGCTACAACGTCGCCACCAATCAGGGTCTTCTGGGAGCGACCGTCTTCACCTTTATTCCCGTCGCCCTGACCATCTTCGCCCTGACGCTGGCCCACAGCTGGAGCCGCGATCTGGATAACAACCGCCTGGAGCTGATCCTGAGTACGCCTCACTCCCGTATCCGCTTGCTCGGCGAGCACGCCGCGGCTGTGGTGGTGGCCTCGCTGATTCCTCCGCTGGGGATCTGGCTCAGCCTCCTGGTGACGGCCAGCAGCATCAATCTGCGCATCGATGTTGGTGACACCGCTGCCGCCTGCTTCGGTATCTTGCCGTTGGAATGGCTGGCAGCCGCCCTGGTCTACCTGCTTGCAACGCGCCTCTCCGCTGGTCTAACCACGGGTCTGGCCAGCCTTCTCGTAGCTCTTTCCTTCTTAATGGAGTTTCTGCAGCCGATGCTGAAACTGCCTGACTGGCTGATCAACCTCTCGATTTTCCACCTTTACGGTGACCCAATCACAGAAGGTATGCGTTGGGGTCCCACCCTGACGGTCCTCGGCCTGGCCATCGCGGTGGCCCTGGCTGCTCTCTTCCACTTCAAGGAAAGCAGCCTCATGGCCAGGGCCTGA
- a CDS encoding ABC transporter ATP-binding protein, whose protein sequence is MTALIQASGLTKYYGRSRGILDLTFEIEEGEIFGFLGPNGAGKTTTIRTLMGFLRPSAGRATIAGLDCWSQAPAVKRLVGYLPSEFAFDPGLTGAQILTYLGHLRGGVDRTYVQQLCERLDFDPGKRFREYSRGNRQKLGLIQAFMHRPRLLILDEPSSGLDPLNQQEFYRMLREVQSEGRTVFLSSHILPEVEQTCSRVGIIREGRLVEVNEVSRLKHIRQQTVIISFPAPASPQWFRGLPGVASVQLNRDGRELHLDVQGDLQAVIKTAAAHDALSLTTHEPSLEEIFLRFYQADQPVAAGR, encoded by the coding sequence ATGACAGCACTGATTCAAGCCAGCGGCCTGACGAAGTATTACGGTCGCAGCCGCGGCATTCTTGACCTGACCTTTGAGATCGAGGAAGGCGAAATCTTCGGTTTTCTCGGTCCGAATGGCGCCGGCAAAACCACCACCATCCGCACACTGATGGGCTTCCTGCGCCCCTCGGCGGGCCGTGCCACCATCGCCGGTCTGGACTGCTGGTCGCAGGCCCCCGCCGTCAAGCGGCTCGTAGGTTACCTGCCCTCGGAGTTCGCCTTTGATCCCGGGCTGACCGGGGCTCAGATCCTGACCTACCTCGGCCACCTGCGCGGCGGTGTCGACCGCACCTATGTGCAGCAGCTCTGCGAGCGGCTGGACTTCGATCCCGGCAAGCGCTTCCGCGAGTATTCGCGCGGCAACCGCCAGAAGCTGGGCCTGATCCAGGCCTTCATGCACCGTCCGCGGCTGCTCATTCTGGACGAGCCGAGCAGTGGTCTTGATCCCCTCAACCAGCAGGAGTTTTATCGCATGTTGCGCGAAGTGCAGAGCGAGGGACGCACGGTCTTTCTCTCGTCGCATATCCTGCCCGAGGTTGAGCAGACCTGCAGCCGCGTCGGCATCATCCGCGAGGGGCGCCTGGTCGAGGTGAACGAGGTGAGTCGGCTCAAGCACATACGTCAGCAGACGGTCATCATTAGCTTTCCGGCGCCGGCCTCGCCGCAGTGGTTCCGGGGCCTGCCGGGCGTGGCCTCCGTCCAGCTCAACCGCGACGGTCGCGAGCTGCATCTCGACGTCCAGGGCGACCTCCAGGCGGTCATCAAGACAGCCGCTGCCCACGATGCGCTCAGCCTGACCACCCACGAGCCGAGCCTCGAAGAGATTTTCCTGCGCTTCTATCAGGCCGACCAGCCGGTCGCCGCTGGCCGCTAA
- a CDS encoding TetR/AcrR family transcriptional regulator — protein sequence MAGQSDQPPRRRGRAPTSPQKRRARAERILDAAVKLIERWGYDKTTIDDIAREAGVAKGTIYLHWKTREDLFMTVIMREALVVIESLQKYITENADSFAFHTFFPYAFLLYQQRPLVKALLTNDASLLGSVAQHDYLQDNSIARRKVLFAHAILEQMQAEGLLRSDLSLRRLEYMLSAIFIGYLTLDPLWPAEERLPLEQQAQDLGEAIRLSLESQQLPPPERRRRLAHAANEHIASFVAAIRSYLEQYIPGISGGNTYDSTDSSQRPDEVLRSQPRHS from the coding sequence GTGGCAGGCCAGTCAGATCAGCCTCCGCGGCGGCGTGGCAGGGCGCCTACCTCTCCCCAGAAACGCCGGGCGCGCGCTGAGCGCATCCTCGATGCTGCAGTCAAGCTCATCGAGCGTTGGGGCTACGATAAGACGACCATCGACGACATCGCTCGCGAGGCCGGCGTGGCCAAGGGGACCATCTATCTGCACTGGAAGACGCGCGAGGATCTCTTTATGACCGTGATCATGCGCGAGGCGCTGGTCGTCATCGAGTCACTGCAGAAGTACATCACCGAGAATGCTGATAGCTTTGCATTCCACACGTTTTTTCCCTATGCCTTTCTGCTCTACCAGCAGCGTCCACTGGTGAAGGCGCTGCTCACCAACGATGCCAGTCTGCTTGGCTCAGTGGCCCAGCATGACTATCTGCAGGATAACTCGATAGCGCGCCGCAAAGTGCTCTTCGCCCACGCTATTCTGGAGCAGATGCAGGCGGAGGGTCTGCTGCGCTCAGACCTGAGTCTCAGGCGCTTAGAATACATGCTGTCAGCCATCTTTATAGGCTATCTGACGCTCGATCCGCTCTGGCCGGCAGAAGAACGCCTTCCGCTCGAGCAGCAGGCCCAGGATCTGGGCGAGGCCATCCGCTTGTCTCTAGAAAGCCAGCAGCTACCGCCACCAGAGAGGCGTCGCCGTTTGGCTCACGCAGCAAATGAGCATATTGCGAGCTTTGTGGCAGCCATTCGCTCCTATCTGGAGCAATATATTCCAGGCATTTCAGGAGGGAACACTTATGACAGCACTGATTCAAGCCAGCGGCCTGACGAAGTATTACGGTCGCAGCCGCGGCATTCTTGA